In a genomic window of Larus michahellis chromosome 3, bLarMic1.1, whole genome shotgun sequence:
- the RIPPLY2 gene encoding protein ripply2 yields MSRGRWAPRPAAAAAGYKNHRARGGQGEPADRRRMEGGGTGCGCPRLPTAALSPPGYSPLSSSSSSPRCGPLPGPSLALLPLPRRSAPFWRPWVPTPGEGDRRSGPGPAAPHSPRGLAEASRKLAQYTHPVRLFWPKSRCYDYLYQEAEALLKNFPVQATISFYEDSDSEDDEDELEQDSRTESDC; encoded by the exons ATGAGCCGGGGGAGGTGGGCTCCGcggcccgcagccgccgccgccggctaTAAAAACCACCGGGCCCGGGGCGGGCAAGGCGAACCCGCGGACCGGCGGAGGATGGAGGGCGGAGGGACGGGGTGCGGATGCCCCCGCCTGCCCACGGCGGCTCTGTCCCCGCCAGGCTACTcgcccctctcctcctcctcctcctccccgcggtGCGGGCCGCTTCCCGGCCCGTCCCTAGCGCTCCTGCCCTTGCCGCGCAGATCCGCGCCCTTCTGGAGGCCCTGGGTGCCCACGCCGGGAGAGGGGGATCggcggagcggccccggccccgccgcg ccccacagcccccgcgGGCTGGCGGAAGCCTCCCGAAAGCTGGCGCAGTACACGCACCCCGTCAG ACTATTTTGGCCGAAATCAAGGTGCTATGATTACTTGTATCAGGAAGCTGAAGCACTTCTGAAAAACTTTCCAGTTCAAGCTACAATTTCCTTTTATGAAGACTCGGATAgtgaagatgatgaagatgaaCTGGAACAAGACTCAAGAACAGAATCAGACTGCTGA